From the Lepidochelys kempii isolate rLepKem1 chromosome 2, rLepKem1.hap2, whole genome shotgun sequence genome, one window contains:
- the ZBTB14 gene encoding zinc finger and BTB domain-containing protein 14 isoform X1, translating to MEFFISMSESIKYNDDDHKTVFLKTLNEQRLEGEFCDIAIVVEDVKFRAHRCVLAACSTYFKKLFKKLEVDSSSVIEIDFLRSDIFEEVLNYMYTAKISVKKEDVNLMMSSGQILGIRFLDKLCSQKRDVSSPEENAQSKSKYCLKINRSIGESNDNQDDEVEEIGDHDDSPSDVTVEGTPPSQEDGKSPTNTLRVQEAILKELGSEEVRKVNCYGQEVEPMETTESKDLGSQTPQALTFNDGISEVKDEQTPGWTTAAADMKFEYLLYGHREQIACQACGKTFTDEARLRKHEKLHTADRPFVCEMCTKGFTTQAHLKEHLKIHTGYKPYSCEVCGKSFIRAPDLKKHERVHSNERPFACHMCDKAFKHKSHLKDHERRHRGEKPFVCSSCTKAFAKASDLKRHENNMHSERKQITTANAIQSETEQLQAAAMAAEAEQQLETIACS from the coding sequence gagtTTTTCATCAGTATGTCTGAAAGCATTAAATATAATGATGATGATCACAAAACTGTGTTTCTGAAAACATTAAATGAACAACGTCTGGAAGGAGAATTCTGTGACATAGCTATTGTGGTAGAAGATGTGAAATTCAGAGCGCACCGGTGTGTGCTTGCTGCATGCAGTACCTACTTCAAAAAGCTTTTCAAGAAATTGGAGGTTGATAGCTCATCAGTAATAGAGATAGATTTCCTTCGTTCTGATATATTTGAAGAGGTTCTAAATTATATGTATACTGCAAAGATTTCAGTTAAGAAGGAAGATGTAAATTTGATGATGTCATCAGGTCAGATTCTTGGTATTAGGTTTTTGGATAAACTCTGTTCTCAGAAACGTGATGTATCTAGCCCCGAAGAAAATGCCCAATCCAAGAGTAAGTATTGTCTGAAAATAAATCGATCTATAGGAGAATCTAATGATAACCAAGATGATGAGGTTGAGGAAATTGGAGATCATGATGATAGCCCATCAGATGTGACAGTAGAAGGAACTCCTCCAAGTCAGGAAGATGGGAAATCCCCTACTAATACACTAAGAGTTCAAGAAGCAATTCTGAAAGAGTTGGGGAGTGAAGAGGTTCGAAAAGTAAACTGCTATGGTCAAGAAGTGGAGCCCATGGAAACAACTGAATCAAAAGACTTAGGATCTCAAACCCCTCAAGCTCTAACATTTAATGATGGCATAAGTGAAGTGAAAGATGAACAGACCCCAGGATGGACAACAGCAGCTGCTGACATGAAGTTTGAGTATTTGCTTTATGGTCACAGGGAACAGATTGCATGTCAAGCGTGTGGTAAGACATTTACTGATGAAGCACGATTGAGAAAACATGAAAAGCTTCATACTGCTGATAGACCATTTGTTTGTGAAATGTGCACTAAAGGGTTTACCACACAGGCTCACTTGAAAGAGCACCTGAAAATCCATACAGGTTACAAGCCTTATAGCTGTGAGGTTTGCGGAAAGTCTTTTATTCGAGCTCCAGATCTGAAAAAGCATGAAAGAGTCCATAGTAATGAAAGGCCATTTGCATGCCATATGTGTGATAAAGCTTTCAAGCACAAGTCCCATCTAAAAGATCATGAAAGACGACACCgaggggaaaaaccttttgtctGCAGCTCTTGCACTAAAGCATTTGCTAAAGCATCTGATCTAAAAAGGCATGAGAACAATATGCACAGTGAAAGGAAACAAATTACTACAGCCAATGCCATCCAGAGTGAAACAGAACagttacaggcagcagccatggcAGCTGAAGCAGAGCAGCAACTTGAAACTATAGCTTgtagttaa
- the ZBTB14 gene encoding zinc finger and BTB domain-containing protein 14 isoform X2, producing the protein MSESIKYNDDDHKTVFLKTLNEQRLEGEFCDIAIVVEDVKFRAHRCVLAACSTYFKKLFKKLEVDSSSVIEIDFLRSDIFEEVLNYMYTAKISVKKEDVNLMMSSGQILGIRFLDKLCSQKRDVSSPEENAQSKSKYCLKINRSIGESNDNQDDEVEEIGDHDDSPSDVTVEGTPPSQEDGKSPTNTLRVQEAILKELGSEEVRKVNCYGQEVEPMETTESKDLGSQTPQALTFNDGISEVKDEQTPGWTTAAADMKFEYLLYGHREQIACQACGKTFTDEARLRKHEKLHTADRPFVCEMCTKGFTTQAHLKEHLKIHTGYKPYSCEVCGKSFIRAPDLKKHERVHSNERPFACHMCDKAFKHKSHLKDHERRHRGEKPFVCSSCTKAFAKASDLKRHENNMHSERKQITTANAIQSETEQLQAAAMAAEAEQQLETIACS; encoded by the coding sequence ATGTCTGAAAGCATTAAATATAATGATGATGATCACAAAACTGTGTTTCTGAAAACATTAAATGAACAACGTCTGGAAGGAGAATTCTGTGACATAGCTATTGTGGTAGAAGATGTGAAATTCAGAGCGCACCGGTGTGTGCTTGCTGCATGCAGTACCTACTTCAAAAAGCTTTTCAAGAAATTGGAGGTTGATAGCTCATCAGTAATAGAGATAGATTTCCTTCGTTCTGATATATTTGAAGAGGTTCTAAATTATATGTATACTGCAAAGATTTCAGTTAAGAAGGAAGATGTAAATTTGATGATGTCATCAGGTCAGATTCTTGGTATTAGGTTTTTGGATAAACTCTGTTCTCAGAAACGTGATGTATCTAGCCCCGAAGAAAATGCCCAATCCAAGAGTAAGTATTGTCTGAAAATAAATCGATCTATAGGAGAATCTAATGATAACCAAGATGATGAGGTTGAGGAAATTGGAGATCATGATGATAGCCCATCAGATGTGACAGTAGAAGGAACTCCTCCAAGTCAGGAAGATGGGAAATCCCCTACTAATACACTAAGAGTTCAAGAAGCAATTCTGAAAGAGTTGGGGAGTGAAGAGGTTCGAAAAGTAAACTGCTATGGTCAAGAAGTGGAGCCCATGGAAACAACTGAATCAAAAGACTTAGGATCTCAAACCCCTCAAGCTCTAACATTTAATGATGGCATAAGTGAAGTGAAAGATGAACAGACCCCAGGATGGACAACAGCAGCTGCTGACATGAAGTTTGAGTATTTGCTTTATGGTCACAGGGAACAGATTGCATGTCAAGCGTGTGGTAAGACATTTACTGATGAAGCACGATTGAGAAAACATGAAAAGCTTCATACTGCTGATAGACCATTTGTTTGTGAAATGTGCACTAAAGGGTTTACCACACAGGCTCACTTGAAAGAGCACCTGAAAATCCATACAGGTTACAAGCCTTATAGCTGTGAGGTTTGCGGAAAGTCTTTTATTCGAGCTCCAGATCTGAAAAAGCATGAAAGAGTCCATAGTAATGAAAGGCCATTTGCATGCCATATGTGTGATAAAGCTTTCAAGCACAAGTCCCATCTAAAAGATCATGAAAGACGACACCgaggggaaaaaccttttgtctGCAGCTCTTGCACTAAAGCATTTGCTAAAGCATCTGATCTAAAAAGGCATGAGAACAATATGCACAGTGAAAGGAAACAAATTACTACAGCCAATGCCATCCAGAGTGAAACAGAACagttacaggcagcagccatggcAGCTGAAGCAGAGCAGCAACTTGAAACTATAGCTTgtagttaa